One genomic region from Myxocyprinus asiaticus isolate MX2 ecotype Aquarium Trade chromosome 27, UBuf_Myxa_2, whole genome shotgun sequence encodes:
- the ppid gene encoding peptidyl-prolyl cis-trans isomerase D gives MSNPTPVAKPGNPDNPRVFFDVDIGGERVGRIVFEVFADVVPKTAENFRALCTGEKGIGKSTGKPLHFKGCPFHRIIKQFMIQGGDFSNQNGTGGESIYGDKFEDENFHYKHDREGLLSMANAGPNTNGSQFFITTVPTSHLDGKHVVFGQVLKGMGVVKMLEGMETKDDNPVEPCIIADCGEHKVGDDWGITPKDGSGDTYPDFPEDSDVDFKNTDKVLSVAEDVKNIGNNFFKVQNWQSAIKKYSKALRYLEVCGNNLDDDSAQKKLEPTALSCILNTAACKLKLKLWQEAIESCDEALELNQTNAKALFRRAQAWQGLKEFNKAMIDLKKAQELAPDDKAIGNEMLKVKQQVKEEKDKEKMIYAKMFA, from the exons ATGTCAAACCCAACACCCGTGGCCAAGCCTGGAAATCCGGACAATCCTCGTGTTTTCTTTGATGTAGATATTGGTGGCGAAAGAG TCGGTCGTATAGTGTTTGAGGTCTTCGCTGATGTCGTCCCTAAAACGGCAGAGAATTTCCGCGCTCTGTGTACCGGTGAGAAAGGGATCGGTAAAAGCACCGGGAAACCATTGCACTTCAAGGGCTGTCCGTTCCACCGGA TCATCAAGCAATTCATGATCCAGGGTGGAGATTTTTCCAATCAGAATGGAACCGGCGGGGAGAGCATCTATGGGGACAAGTTTGAGGATGAAAACTTTCACTATAAG CACGACAGAGAGGGTCTGCTCAGCATGGCGAATGCTGGCCCCAACACAAATGGCTCCCAGTTCTTTATAACTACTGTTCCAACGTCGCACCTGGATGGCAAGCATGTGGTCTTTGGGCAGGTGCTGAAGGGAATGGGGgtggtgaagatgctggaggggATGGAAACTAAGGATGATAATCCTGTGGAG CCCTGCATCATTGCTGATTGTGGAGAGCATAAAGTGGGAGATGACTGGGGAATCACCCCTAAAGACGGCTCTGGAGACACATACCCAGACTTTCCTGAAGACTCTGACgtggactttaaaaat ACAGATAAAGTCTTGTCTGTGGCTGAGGATGTCAAAAACATCGGAAATAACTTCTTCAAGGTGCAGAACTGGCAGTCTGCCATCAAGAAGTATTCAAAAGCTCTCAG GTATTTAGAGGTATGTGGCAACAACTTGGACGATGATAGTGCCCAAAAGAAGCTAGAACCCACGGCCCTGAGCTGCATACTCAATACAGCTGCCTGCAAACTCAAACTGAAACTCTGGCAAGAAGCTATCGAGAGCTGTGATGAG GCGCTGGAGCTCAACCAGACAAACGCTAAAGCATTGTTCAGGAGAGCCCAGGCCTGGCAAGGACTGAAAGAATTCAACAAGGCCATG ATCGACTTGAAGAAAGCACAGGAGCTTGCACCAGATGACAAAG CGATTGGAAATGAAATGCTGAAAGTGAAGCAGCAAGTGAAGGAAGAGAAGGATAAAGAAAAGATGATTTACGCCAAAATGTTTGCATAA